From the Lathyrus oleraceus cultivar Zhongwan6 chromosome 4, CAAS_Psat_ZW6_1.0, whole genome shotgun sequence genome, one window contains:
- the LOC127137318 gene encoding ubiquitin-conjugating enzyme E2 2-like, which yields MLWNAVIFGPDDTPWDGGTFKLTLQFTEDYPNKPPTVRFVSRMFHPNIYADGSICLDILQNQWSPIYDVAAILTSIQSLLCDPNPNSPANSEAARTSQLENKQELNLEHIKENMIYVPANNSGKQIISPSQAYRIYKEAGKKWFQGTADAVRQFLWVFENAKTRMLSIY from the exons ATGCTTTGGAATGCTGTGATCTTTGGGCCAGATGACACCCCTTGGGATGGAGGCACGTTCAAGTTGACGCTTCAGTTCACAGAGGATTATCCTAATAAACCACCTACTGTGCGTTTTGTTTCTCGGATGTTTCATCCAAACATCTATGCAGATGGAAGTATATGCTTGGATATTTTACAAAATCAGTGGAGTCCAATTTACGATGTGGCTGCTATACTTACCTCAATCCAGTCATTGTTGTGTGATCCAAACCCAAACTCTCCAGCAAATTCTGAAGCTGCTAGAACATCCCAGCTGGAAAATAAACAGGAATTGAACCTAGAGCATATCAAAGAAA ACAT GATATATGTTCCTGCCAACAACAGTGGAAAGCAAATCATAAGTCCATCCCAAGCATACCGTATATACAAAGAAGCTGGCAAGAAATGGTTCCAGGGGACTGCTGATGCTGTGAGGCAATTTCTATGGGTTTTTGAGAACGCCAAGACCAGAATGTTGAGCATATATTGA